A window from Mesorhizobium sp. WSM2240 encodes these proteins:
- a CDS encoding ATP-binding cassette domain-containing protein, with product MNDFSPARIPTAFTDVTPAISARGLVKTFGDVRAVDRIDLDVPRGMIFAILGPNGAGKTTLMRMLATLSRPDAGSATVMGHDIVQAPHEVRAAIAMTGQFASLDEDLTGRENLVLLARLWGFRGRAAKSRANDLLAAFGLSDAATKQVKDYSGGMRRRLDIAASLIITPGVLFLDEPTTGLDPNARKDVWGMIRGLAGSGVTILLTTQYLEEADQLAARIAVIDHGRKIAEGTSRELKAATGSGFLHVAISDPARLDEAAGILERRLQHPVQRSTEGAQLSVMAGAAKAANEALAELVASGIELSDFSMGQPSLDEVFFALTGQPGSANSHEDARI from the coding sequence ATGAACGATTTTTCTCCTGCGAGGATTCCGACAGCCTTTACCGACGTCACACCTGCAATTTCGGCGCGCGGTCTGGTGAAGACGTTCGGCGACGTGCGCGCCGTCGACCGGATCGATCTCGATGTCCCGCGCGGCATGATTTTCGCCATCCTGGGTCCGAACGGCGCCGGCAAGACCACTCTGATGCGGATGCTGGCGACGCTGTCCCGCCCGGACGCCGGCTCGGCCACCGTCATGGGCCATGATATCGTGCAGGCGCCGCATGAGGTCCGCGCCGCGATCGCAATGACCGGGCAGTTCGCCTCGCTGGACGAGGATCTGACCGGCCGCGAAAACCTTGTCCTGCTCGCTCGCCTTTGGGGCTTTCGCGGTCGTGCCGCGAAGAGCCGCGCCAACGATCTGCTCGCTGCCTTCGGTCTGTCCGACGCGGCGACGAAGCAGGTGAAGGACTATTCGGGCGGCATGCGGCGCAGGCTCGACATCGCTGCGTCGCTGATCATCACGCCGGGCGTCCTGTTCCTCGACGAGCCCACCACCGGCCTCGATCCGAACGCCCGCAAGGATGTCTGGGGCATGATCCGCGGGCTGGCGGGCTCCGGCGTCACCATCCTGCTCACGACACAGTATCTCGAAGAGGCCGATCAACTCGCAGCGCGCATCGCCGTCATCGACCATGGCAGGAAGATCGCCGAGGGCACCAGCCGCGAATTGAAGGCCGCAACCGGTTCCGGCTTCCTGCATGTCGCCATTTCCGATCCGGCCCGGCTCGACGAGGCGGCGGGCATACTGGAGCGGCGGCTGCAACATCCAGTCCAGCGCAGCACCGAGGGCGCGCAACTCTCGGTCATGGCCGGCGCCGCGAAAGCTGCCAATGAAGCGCTCGCCGAACTGGTCGCCAGCGGCATCGAGCTGTCCGATTTCTCCATGGGCCAGCCGAGCCTCGACGAGGTCTTCTTCGCCCTGACCGGTCAGCCAGGTTCGGCCAACAGTCACGAGGACGCCAGGATATGA
- a CDS encoding AraC family transcriptional regulator: MEKRDGYLICLQRNDLPSVPYWVNGVPTPMMPLHRGKFLLLDLNEEHASVTRGNVDCISMFASREALQNFHDEHDLRPFRSLRAANGVAFHDEIIRNLGECLVPAFDRPDAASQLFTDQVALALLTHLATFYAEQPVITRPIRGGLARWQERRAKDMLLANLDGQIGLDELSRACGLSRSHFARAFKTAVGMPPLQWLLVQRVERAKDLLLNSNLPIDQIAHHCGFADQSHFTRAFFRIVNVTPGAWRRTRRF, translated from the coding sequence ATGGAAAAGCGCGACGGCTATCTCATCTGCCTTCAGCGAAATGACCTGCCTTCGGTACCCTATTGGGTCAACGGCGTGCCGACGCCAATGATGCCGCTCCATCGCGGTAAGTTCCTTCTTCTGGATCTGAATGAAGAGCACGCCTCCGTGACCCGCGGAAACGTGGACTGCATCTCGATGTTCGCCTCACGCGAGGCTCTCCAGAACTTCCATGACGAGCACGATCTGCGACCATTCAGATCGTTGCGGGCGGCTAACGGCGTCGCGTTCCACGATGAAATCATCAGAAATCTTGGCGAGTGCTTGGTTCCGGCCTTCGACCGGCCAGACGCCGCAAGCCAGCTTTTCACCGACCAGGTCGCGCTAGCGCTTTTGACTCATCTCGCCACCTTTTACGCCGAGCAGCCAGTTATTACGCGTCCGATCCGGGGAGGCTTGGCGCGGTGGCAGGAGCGCCGGGCGAAAGATATGCTGCTGGCCAATCTTGACGGGCAGATCGGCCTCGATGAACTCTCTCGCGCATGCGGTCTGTCCCGAAGCCACTTCGCGCGCGCGTTCAAGACCGCAGTGGGCATGCCGCCTCTACAGTGGTTGCTGGTCCAGCGCGTCGAGCGAGCGAAAGATCTGCTCCTGAACTCCAATCTGCCGATTGATCAAATCGCGCATCACTGCGGCTTTGCGGATCAGAGCCACTTCACCCGGGCATTCTTCAGGATCGTCAACGTCACTCCCGGCGCATGGCGGCGTACGCGCCGTTTCTAG
- a CDS encoding LysR family transcriptional regulator, producing the protein MSRPSLNDLTAFVAVATHRSFRRAADEIGTAPSTLSHAMRALEERMGVRLLNRTTRSVSPTEAGFQLLGRLQPALATLDEALDSVVGFRGNVAGTVRINAPRLVAGLLVREVLPRMAERHPDVTVDIVVEGRLVDIVSSGFDAGVRLLGSVPKDMITVPLARALTFLCVASPAYLDRFGEPGTPEELQRHHCIGHRMPSGKFYRWEFERAGQELVIDANGPIVLDDEELMVDAAIEGLGIAYVADWAAEAALFNGRLRKLLTAWMPAPEGVAVYYPGHRAVPPALRAFLDVVKNLRKKEP; encoded by the coding sequence ATGTCCCGCCCGTCGCTTAACGATCTCACCGCCTTCGTGGCCGTTGCCACGCACCGCAGCTTCCGCCGCGCAGCCGACGAGATCGGCACGGCACCTTCCACATTGAGCCATGCGATGCGTGCGCTCGAGGAACGCATGGGCGTGCGCCTTCTGAACCGCACCACACGCAGCGTCTCGCCGACGGAAGCTGGTTTCCAGTTGCTCGGCCGCCTTCAGCCGGCGCTCGCCACGTTGGACGAGGCGCTCGACAGCGTCGTGGGGTTCCGGGGCAATGTCGCAGGAACGGTCCGCATTAACGCACCGCGATTGGTGGCCGGGCTTCTCGTGCGGGAGGTGCTTCCGCGGATGGCGGAGCGCCATCCGGACGTGACCGTGGACATCGTCGTCGAGGGGCGGCTTGTCGATATCGTGTCCAGCGGGTTCGATGCCGGCGTGCGCCTCCTCGGATCTGTCCCCAAGGACATGATCACCGTGCCGCTTGCACGTGCGTTGACGTTCCTCTGTGTCGCATCGCCCGCCTATCTCGATCGCTTCGGCGAACCGGGAACCCCCGAGGAATTGCAACGCCACCATTGCATCGGCCACCGGATGCCCAGCGGCAAATTCTATCGATGGGAGTTCGAACGCGCCGGCCAGGAACTGGTGATAGATGCAAACGGCCCCATCGTGCTCGATGACGAGGAACTGATGGTCGATGCCGCAATAGAGGGTCTGGGCATAGCCTATGTGGCGGATTGGGCGGCCGAAGCGGCCTTGTTCAACGGCCGGCTACGCAAGCTCCTGACCGCGTGGATGCCCGCTCCGGAAGGGGTTGCGGTTTATTATCCCGGACATCGAGCCGTGCCGCCGGCACTGCGGGCTTTTCTTGATGTAGTCAAAAACCTGCGGAAGAAGGAACCTTGA
- a CDS encoding xanthine dehydrogenase family protein subunit M — protein sequence MFPFVLEKPGKAEDAIAAAASGARYIAGGTTLVDLMREEVERPDRLIDINALPLGGIRVEGEHLVIGALARMADVAADENVQRLQPLIAESLIEGASPQLRNMASMGGNLLQRVRCPYFRMLDVGCNKRTPGSGCAAIDGLNAGHAILGTSDHCVATHPSDVAVALVALDATMRVQGPQGERSFPVGELFRLPGDTPHLEHTLLPGELIVEIRVPGGPHALHARYLKVRDRASYEFALVSAAAALAIEDGVIREARIAAGGVGTRPWRLRACEAALAGRKPDRQAFEEAAQLATEGARPLHHNAFKVALLPRTIVRALEMAGEVA from the coding sequence ATGTTTCCCTTCGTGTTGGAGAAGCCCGGTAAGGCCGAGGACGCGATTGCGGCGGCCGCATCTGGCGCGCGCTATATCGCCGGCGGCACCACGCTCGTCGATCTCATGCGCGAGGAGGTCGAGCGCCCGGACCGGCTCATCGACATCAACGCGCTTCCCTTGGGCGGCATCCGTGTCGAAGGCGAACATCTGGTCATTGGCGCGCTAGCACGCATGGCTGACGTCGCCGCCGACGAGAATGTTCAGCGGCTGCAGCCACTCATCGCGGAAAGCTTAATCGAAGGCGCGTCGCCGCAGTTGCGCAACATGGCTTCCATGGGCGGCAATCTGCTGCAGCGGGTGCGCTGTCCATACTTCCGTATGCTCGATGTCGGCTGCAACAAACGCACTCCCGGATCGGGATGCGCTGCCATCGACGGATTGAACGCGGGGCACGCGATCCTCGGCACGAGCGACCACTGCGTAGCGACCCATCCGTCGGATGTCGCGGTAGCGCTGGTGGCGCTGGACGCCACGATGCGGGTCCAAGGTCCACAAGGCGAGCGCAGCTTCCCGGTCGGGGAACTTTTCCGGCTTCCTGGCGACACGCCGCATCTAGAACACACGTTGTTGCCCGGCGAACTGATCGTCGAAATACGCGTGCCGGGCGGGCCGCATGCGCTTCATGCGCGCTACCTCAAGGTCCGCGACCGCGCCTCGTACGAATTCGCCCTGGTGTCCGCCGCCGCCGCCCTCGCTATTGAGGACGGAGTCATCCGCGAAGCGCGCATTGCGGCGGGCGGCGTTGGAACGCGTCCTTGGCGGCTGCGCGCATGCGAGGCCGCGCTTGCCGGGAGAAAGCCGGACAGGCAGGCCTTCGAGGAAGCCGCGCAATTGGCGACTGAAGGGGCCCGGCCGTTGCACCACAACGCCTTCAAAGTCGCGCTCTTGCCCAGGACGATCGTCCGGGCGCTGGAAATGGCGGGAGAGGTCGCATGA
- a CDS encoding fumarylacetoacetate hydrolase family protein has translation MNDYRNPPSEGAYLGRAMAGGWLHPAVVTVRDGEVLDITSATAPTARDICEMDDPAGFVRAAPGRSVGTLDDILRNSLRENRDPALPWLLSPVDLQAVKASGVTFVVSLLERVIEEQARGNPEKADAIRGDIASLIGDDLSRLKPGSAEALECKKKLVERGVWSQYLEVGIGPDAEIFTKCQPLASVGFGADVGLHPVSTWNNPEPEIAVIASSTGRIVGATLGNDVNLRDVEGRSALLLGKAKDNNASAALGPFIRLFDGTFSIEDVKQARVSLRVEGEDGFSLEGASSMAEISRSPEELVAAAMGPHHQYPDGIALYLGTMFVPSKDRGEAGKGFTHKVGDTVIISSETLGALINRVKLSPDCPPWTYGASHLMRDLAKANLI, from the coding sequence ATGAACGATTATCGAAACCCACCCTCCGAGGGCGCCTATCTCGGACGCGCAATGGCCGGCGGCTGGCTGCATCCGGCGGTGGTTACCGTGCGCGACGGCGAGGTGCTGGATATCACTTCGGCCACTGCGCCGACGGCGCGCGATATTTGCGAAATGGACGACCCGGCGGGCTTCGTAAGGGCTGCTCCCGGCAGAAGCGTCGGCACGCTCGACGATATTCTCCGCAACAGCTTGCGCGAAAACCGCGATCCCGCTCTGCCCTGGCTGCTGTCGCCTGTCGACCTGCAGGCGGTCAAGGCGTCGGGCGTCACCTTCGTCGTCAGCCTGCTGGAGCGGGTGATCGAGGAACAGGCGCGCGGCAATCCGGAAAAGGCCGATGCGATCCGCGGCGATATCGCGAGCCTGATCGGCGACGACCTCTCCCGGTTGAAGCCCGGATCGGCGGAAGCGCTGGAGTGCAAGAAGAAGCTGGTCGAGCGTGGCGTCTGGTCCCAATATCTGGAGGTCGGCATCGGTCCCGACGCCGAGATCTTCACCAAATGCCAGCCCCTGGCGTCGGTCGGATTCGGCGCGGATGTCGGGCTGCATCCGGTCTCGACTTGGAACAATCCGGAGCCGGAGATCGCCGTTATCGCATCCAGCACGGGCAGGATCGTCGGCGCGACGCTCGGCAACGATGTCAATCTGCGCGATGTCGAGGGCCGCTCGGCGCTGCTGCTCGGCAAGGCCAAGGACAACAACGCCTCCGCCGCGCTCGGGCCGTTCATCCGCCTCTTCGACGGCACCTTCTCAATCGAGGATGTGAAGCAGGCTCGCGTTTCGCTGAGGGTCGAGGGCGAAGACGGCTTCTCGCTCGAAGGGGCGAGCTCGATGGCCGAGATCAGCCGCTCTCCGGAAGAGCTGGTGGCTGCTGCCATGGGGCCTCATCACCAATATCCCGACGGAATCGCGCTTTATCTCGGCACGATGTTCGTGCCTTCGAAAGATCGCGGTGAAGCAGGCAAGGGCTTTACGCACAAAGTCGGCGACACCGTCATTATAAGTTCCGAAACGCTCGGTGCGCTGATCAACCGCGTGAAGCTTTCGCCGGATTGCCCGCCATGGACCTATGGTGCGAGCCATTTGATGCGGGACCTCGCCAAGGCAAATCTGATTTGA
- a CDS encoding metalloregulator ArsR/SmtB family transcription factor produces MTEAAPINAVMRALADPTRRALFERVVRSDEITVVELTRGSGVTQGAISQHLKSLKQAGLVAERPEGRNVYYRAQPEGLAPLVDWMSHYGVFWRERFANLRTLLKEIDP; encoded by the coding sequence ATGACTGAAGCAGCCCCAATCAACGCCGTCATGCGCGCGCTTGCCGATCCCACCCGGCGAGCCCTGTTCGAGCGGGTGGTCAGATCCGACGAGATCACAGTGGTCGAACTGACGCGGGGGAGCGGCGTGACGCAAGGCGCTATCTCCCAGCACCTCAAGTCGTTGAAGCAGGCCGGCCTCGTCGCCGAGCGCCCCGAGGGCCGCAACGTCTATTACCGCGCCCAGCCCGAGGGCCTGGCGCCGCTGGTCGACTGGATGAGCCACTACGGCGTCTTCTGGCGCGAGCGGTTCGCCAACCTTAGAACCCTCCTGAAGGAAATAGATCCATGA
- a CDS encoding DUF899 domain-containing protein translates to MTTSSENGRGRTAMQTPSVVSRQEWEAARQRLLGKEKAQTRARDALAAERRRMPWMAVEKEYEFDGPEGKVSLLDLFERRHQLIVYRAFFEPGVFGWPDHACRGCSMVADQVAHVAHLNARDTTLAFVSRAPQADIARLKARMGWEMPWFTITDNFDADFGVDEWHGTNVFYRDSDRVFRTYFINNRGDEQMGNTWNYLDITPLGRQEVWEDSPEGYPQTPTYKWWNWHDSYVADAAPDKKWIEVSDAGEAAFRNQEGTKP, encoded by the coding sequence ATGACTACATCATCCGAAAACGGACGTGGACGGACCGCCATGCAAACACCATCGGTCGTGTCGCGGCAGGAGTGGGAAGCTGCGCGCCAGCGACTGCTCGGGAAGGAAAAGGCCCAGACCCGCGCCCGTGACGCTCTGGCGGCCGAGCGCCGGCGAATGCCATGGATGGCGGTGGAGAAGGAGTACGAGTTCGACGGACCCGAGGGCAAGGTGAGCCTGCTCGACCTGTTCGAGCGCCGCCATCAGCTGATCGTCTACCGCGCCTTCTTCGAGCCGGGAGTGTTCGGCTGGCCTGACCACGCCTGCCGGGGCTGCTCCATGGTGGCCGACCAGGTCGCCCACGTCGCCCACCTGAACGCCCGTGACACCACCCTCGCCTTCGTGTCTCGTGCGCCCCAGGCGGACATCGCACGGTTGAAAGCGCGCATGGGCTGGGAGATGCCCTGGTTCACCATCACGGACAACTTCGACGCGGATTTCGGCGTGGACGAGTGGCATGGTACGAACGTGTTCTACCGCGACAGCGACCGCGTGTTCCGCACCTACTTCATCAACAACCGCGGCGACGAGCAGATGGGGAACACCTGGAACTACCTCGACATCACGCCGCTAGGCCGGCAGGAGGTCTGGGAGGACTCGCCCGAAGGCTATCCGCAGACCCCGACCTACAAGTGGTGGAACTGGCACGACAGCTACGTCGCCGACGCAGCGCCCGACAAGAAGTGGATCGAGGTATCGGACGCCGGAGAGGCGGCGTTCCGGAATCAGGAAGGCACGAAACCATGA
- a CDS encoding GFA family protein — protein MSKPYTGGCACGAIRYEISAEPVVMVDCQCRQCQHQTGAGHASYLTFSGAARKVEGEAKTWEVVGDGGTVKSCAFCATCGSPVFITFPAMPDVVAVRAGSLDDPSRYKPQFVTWHAAANAWDHLDPALPKFEKIPPT, from the coding sequence ATGAGCAAGCCCTATACCGGCGGATGCGCCTGCGGAGCGATCCGCTATGAAATCTCGGCCGAACCGGTGGTGATGGTCGACTGCCAGTGTCGCCAATGCCAGCATCAAACCGGCGCCGGCCACGCATCGTACCTTACCTTTTCTGGCGCGGCCCGGAAGGTAGAGGGCGAAGCTAAGACCTGGGAAGTGGTCGGCGATGGCGGAACCGTCAAAAGCTGCGCCTTCTGCGCCACCTGCGGGTCGCCGGTGTTCATCACTTTTCCCGCCATGCCCGACGTCGTCGCCGTGCGCGCTGGCAGCCTCGATGATCCGAGCCGGTACAAGCCGCAATTCGTTACGTGGCACGCCGCCGCCAACGCATGGGACCATCTCGATCCGGCCCTGCCGAAATTCGAGAAAATCCCGCCGACCTGA
- a CDS encoding xanthine dehydrogenase family protein molybdopterin-binding subunit, whose amino-acid sequence MNMNVIGKPLTRVDGRTKVTGRARYAADFNQPDQFYAVIVSATVGLGRVTEIKSAAAEGMPGVVALITHRNAPKLPYLPHKGVIDPAVGERLHVLQDDSVRFYGQPVAVVVADSLDHAERAATALRITYDARQPTVDHADQQVARIVPGAGTADRSRGDADAALAEAAVKVDENYDMARENHNPMEPHATVAAWDGDRLTLWSKSQFLMNEQAEIAAIFGLPVDNVEVICPFIGGAFGTSLRTWPHVTLAALAARHVGRPVKLVLTRKQMFFTTGHRPRTVQRVALGATSEGKLTGIIHEGTGETSRYEQFTEALTAVTDYLYSCPNVRTQYRLAQLDTGTPNHMRGPGEASGIFALESAMDELSYKLGIDPIELRRRNEPQIDEAENKPFSSRSLMQCYELGADRFGWARRTPEPRSMRDGRLLIGMGTATATYPAFHAPSSARVRLLADGTAEVEAAASDMGPGTYTSMTQVAAEFLGLPPEQVRFGLGTTDYPPTPSHGGSWTMASVGSAIRAACLEVQSQAVRHAVTDAGSPVFGASIEDLEWADGRLRRRGDASPGLSYQDILAKTGNPIEAEGSARRDPEAAERYSMHSFGAVFAEVSVDPDVGTIRVRRLVGAYGIGRVVNPLLARSQCTGGMIGGMGMALMERTVLDARDGRPVNAHMADYLMPVNLDTPQLEALFVDEVDPHVNPLGVKGLGEIALVGTAPAIANAVFHATGKRMRTLPIKIEDVLTA is encoded by the coding sequence ATGAACATGAACGTCATTGGAAAGCCTTTGACGCGGGTCGACGGGCGCACCAAGGTCACAGGCAGGGCGCGCTATGCCGCTGATTTCAATCAGCCGGACCAGTTCTATGCCGTCATCGTCAGCGCGACGGTCGGACTCGGTCGAGTGACGGAGATCAAAAGCGCCGCGGCGGAAGGCATGCCCGGCGTCGTCGCTTTGATCACTCACCGCAATGCGCCCAAATTGCCATATCTGCCGCACAAGGGCGTCATCGACCCAGCAGTCGGGGAACGGCTCCATGTGCTGCAGGACGATAGCGTTCGTTTCTACGGCCAGCCCGTCGCCGTCGTTGTGGCGGACTCCCTCGATCATGCTGAGCGCGCTGCCACGGCGCTCCGTATCACCTACGACGCTCGCCAACCGACCGTCGATCACGCAGACCAGCAGGTAGCCAGAATCGTTCCGGGGGCGGGCACGGCGGACAGATCGCGGGGCGATGCAGATGCCGCCCTGGCAGAGGCGGCCGTCAAGGTCGACGAGAACTATGACATGGCCCGCGAAAATCATAATCCTATGGAGCCGCATGCAACGGTCGCGGCCTGGGACGGCGATCGGTTGACCCTGTGGAGCAAGAGCCAGTTTCTCATGAATGAGCAGGCCGAGATTGCCGCGATATTTGGCCTGCCCGTCGACAATGTCGAGGTGATCTGTCCTTTCATTGGAGGCGCTTTCGGCACGAGCCTGAGGACGTGGCCGCACGTGACGCTGGCTGCACTTGCGGCGCGCCATGTCGGGCGGCCCGTCAAGCTTGTGCTCACCCGCAAGCAGATGTTCTTCACCACGGGCCATCGGCCGCGCACCGTTCAGAGGGTTGCGCTCGGCGCAACTTCAGAGGGCAAACTCACGGGTATCATCCACGAGGGCACGGGAGAGACGAGCCGCTACGAGCAGTTCACGGAGGCTCTGACCGCCGTCACCGACTACCTGTATTCCTGCCCGAATGTGCGCACCCAATACCGTCTGGCGCAACTCGATACCGGCACTCCCAACCACATGCGCGGTCCGGGAGAGGCAAGCGGCATCTTTGCGCTCGAAAGTGCCATGGACGAGCTATCTTACAAGCTAGGGATCGATCCGATCGAGCTAAGACGCCGAAACGAACCGCAGATCGACGAGGCCGAAAACAAACCATTTTCCAGCCGCTCGCTGATGCAGTGCTATGAGCTTGGCGCCGATCGCTTCGGCTGGGCCCGAAGGACGCCCGAACCTCGCTCGATGCGCGACGGACGCCTTCTGATCGGCATGGGCACGGCTACGGCCACCTACCCTGCCTTCCACGCTCCCTCGAGCGCCAGGGTGCGGCTTCTCGCAGATGGCACTGCCGAGGTCGAAGCGGCCGCCAGCGACATGGGCCCAGGCACCTACACGTCAATGACGCAGGTCGCGGCCGAGTTCCTGGGACTGCCACCGGAGCAGGTGCGGTTCGGGCTTGGCACGACGGACTACCCGCCAACGCCGTCCCACGGCGGCTCATGGACCATGGCTTCGGTAGGGTCGGCCATCCGTGCCGCTTGCCTGGAAGTGCAGTCGCAAGCGGTTCGCCATGCGGTGACGGATGCTGGCTCGCCAGTCTTCGGGGCGTCTATCGAGGACCTTGAATGGGCGGACGGACGCCTCCGTCGACGCGGTGATGCCTCGCCGGGACTGTCTTACCAAGACATCCTTGCGAAGACGGGCAATCCGATCGAGGCTGAGGGTTCCGCCCGGCGAGACCCGGAAGCAGCGGAAAGATATTCGATGCACTCCTTCGGCGCCGTCTTTGCCGAAGTGTCCGTCGACCCCGACGTGGGGACGATCAGGGTACGCCGCCTTGTCGGCGCGTATGGCATTGGGCGGGTAGTCAACCCACTCCTCGCCAGGAGCCAGTGCACGGGCGGGATGATTGGCGGCATGGGCATGGCGCTGATGGAACGAACCGTTCTGGACGCGCGTGACGGACGACCAGTCAACGCGCACATGGCTGACTACCTCATGCCCGTGAACCTCGACACTCCGCAACTGGAGGCGCTGTTCGTCGACGAAGTCGACCCGCACGTGAATCCGCTCGGCGTGAAAGGGCTAGGCGAGATCGCACTGGTAGGAACCGCTCCTGCGATTGCGAACGCCGTATTCCACGCAACAGGCAAGCGCATGCGCACACTGCCGATCAAGATTGAGGATGTCCTGACTGCATAG
- a CDS encoding SRPBCC domain-containing protein, which translates to MNDAALKSYTQDIVVDEVFPHSPETIWKTLTTGELIHRWLMPPTGFEPVEGKRFTFQTTPAGAWDGTIHCQVLEVKPNERFAYAWKGGHEENVGYGSRLETVVTFILSKADNGTRLRLIHSGFVLPRNDTAFKNMSEGWKKVVKNIGATAGEKN; encoded by the coding sequence ATGAACGACGCCGCATTGAAGTCCTACACGCAAGATATCGTGGTCGACGAGGTCTTCCCGCATTCGCCGGAGACGATCTGGAAAACGTTGACAACCGGGGAACTGATCCACCGTTGGCTGATGCCGCCGACAGGATTCGAGCCGGTGGAGGGCAAGCGTTTTACGTTTCAGACCACGCCGGCCGGCGCATGGGACGGCACCATTCACTGCCAGGTTCTGGAGGTGAAGCCGAACGAACGCTTCGCCTATGCCTGGAAAGGCGGACACGAGGAAAACGTCGGATACGGCTCGCGACTGGAAACAGTCGTCACGTTCATCCTCTCCAAGGCTGATAACGGCACGCGCCTTCGCCTTATCCATTCCGGCTTCGTGCTGCCCAGAAACGATACCGCGTTCAAGAACATGAGCGAAGGCTGGAAGAAAGTCGTCAAGAACATCGGCGCCACCGCCGGCGAGAAGAACTGA
- a CDS encoding epoxide hydrolase N-terminal domain-containing protein, with translation MHRLLDYWRDEFDWRAQERRLNRLPQFTATRSGWRPGSPRNSSVGPTTTAISKGSCRSTGC, from the coding sequence ATGCACCGCTTGCTCGATTATTGGCGCGACGAGTTCGACTGGCGCGCACAGGAACGCCGGCTGAACCGGCTCCCGCAGTTCACCGCGACCCGGTCGGGCTGGCGGCCTGGATCGCCGAGAAATTCATCGGTTGGACCGACCACGACGGCGATCTCGAAAGGGTCGTGCCGCTCGACCGGCTGCTGA
- a CDS encoding (2Fe-2S)-binding protein, whose translation MPHAAAQTIPPTGVGAIATGPVRLVVNGKPTELELDPRQSLLDVLRETLDLTGTKKGCNQGACGVCTVLVNGRRIVSCLTLAVMHDGAQIETIEGLEKDGDLHPLQQAFVEHEGLQCGFCTSGQIMSGLGCIAEGHAGSPEEIQFWMSGNICRCGAYPGIVAAVADAAERT comes from the coding sequence ATGCCTCATGCGGCAGCCCAGACAATCCCTCCAACTGGTGTAGGCGCGATCGCAACCGGGCCGGTCCGTCTCGTCGTGAACGGGAAGCCGACGGAACTGGAACTCGATCCCAGACAATCACTGCTCGACGTTCTGCGCGAAACGCTTGACCTCACCGGCACCAAGAAGGGCTGCAATCAGGGCGCCTGCGGCGTGTGCACCGTTCTGGTGAACGGCAGACGAATCGTTTCCTGTCTGACACTCGCGGTCATGCATGACGGCGCGCAGATCGAAACGATCGAAGGTCTTGAAAAGGACGGTGACCTCCATCCGCTCCAGCAAGCGTTCGTTGAGCACGAGGGCCTTCAATGCGGGTTCTGCACGTCGGGCCAGATCATGTCCGGCCTTGGCTGCATTGCCGAAGGTCATGCGGGATCGCCTGAGGAGATTCAGTTCTGGATGAGCGGTAACATTTGCCGCTGCGGTGCTTACCCAGGCATCGTCGCGGCAGTCGCGGACGCAGCGGAGAGGACCTGA